A window of Syngnathoides biaculeatus isolate LvHL_M chromosome 9, ASM1980259v1, whole genome shotgun sequence contains these coding sequences:
- the c9h6orf120 gene encoding UPF0669 protein C6orf120 homolog: protein MMPQPPPRRHTVSDAAVVFLLLCQLRCVACWSDDGATGVPAEWVLLHVVQGQVGAGNYSYLRLNHDGAIVLHVLSVTGDADLYVSDATLRPSFDAYKLQSATCGRDAVAVPAEFARPVGIAVYGHPSHRRSDFEMRVYYDRGAGAYDPFGAEDGHKTEAAATEDKQFDEDDSVFWTNLIRLLEIILEILF from the coding sequence ATGATGCCGCAGCCGCCGCCTCGCCGCCACACCGTGTCCGACGCCGCAGTCGTCTTCCTGCTGCTGTGCCAGCTCCGCTGCGTGGCGTGCTGGTCGGACGACGGCGCGACGGGCGTCCCAGCCGAGTGGGTCCTGCTGCACGTGGTTCAGGGCCAGGTGGGCGCGGGCAACTACAGCTACCTGCGGCTCAACCACGATGGCGCCATCGTGTTGCACGTGCTCAGCGTGACGGGCGACGCCGACCTTTATGTGTCGGACGCCACGCTGAGGCCTAGCTTCGACGCCTACAAGCTGCAGTCGGCCACTTGCGGACGCGACGCTGTGGCTGTGCCCGCCGAGTTTGCCCGACCGGTGGGCATCGCCGTCTACGGGCACCCGTCTCATCGCCGCAGCGACTTTGAGATGAGGGTCTACTATGACCGCGGGGCCGGCGCGTATGACCCGTTCGGTGCCGAGGATGGCCACAAaacggaggcggcggcgaccgAGGACAAGCAATTCGATGAAGACGACTCCGTGTTCTGGACTAATCTCATCAGACTTTTGGAAATCATTCTGGAAATCCTCTTTTGA
- the mrpl21 gene encoding 39S ribosomal protein L21, mitochondrial produces the protein MALMATLRRTCCLLTSRLCALPLAAARTRSSVSYDLPLTSLSRPPWRETRPVPEEELRRQHAALTSAVNRRIEQADFGRLFAVVHFAGRQWKVTDEDLILVENHVEAACGDRLRLEKVLLVGARDFTLVGRPLLAKELVRVDATVLEKTESWPKVHMVFWKRHRFQRKRIIVQPQTVLRINRIQVAPALT, from the exons ATGGCGCTGATGGCGACACTGAGGAGGACGTGCTGCCTGTTGACATCTCGACTCTGCGCCCTTCCTCTCGCCGCTGCCCGAACGCGCAGCTCTGTTAGCTATGACTTGCCTCTGACCTCCCTGTCCAGACCTCCGTGGAGGGAGACGAGGCCGGTGCCAGAGGAGGAGCTGCGGCGGCAGCACGCCGCCCTGACGAGCGCCGTCAACCGGCGGATCGAGCAAGCCGACTTCGGTCGCCTCTTCGCCGTGGTGCACTTCGCCGGACGCCAGTGgaag GTGACAGACGAGGACCTGATCCTGGTGGAGAACCACGTGGAGGCGGCGTGCGGCGATCGCCTCCGGCTGGAGAAGGTCCTGCTGGTGGGGGCGCGCGACTTCACGCTGGTCGGCCGCCCGCTGCTGGCCAAGGAGCTGGTGCGCGTGGACGCCACCGTACTGGAGAAGACCGAGTCGTGGCCCAAAGTGCACATGGTGTTCTGGAAGAGGCACCGCTTCCAGCGCAAGAGAATAATAGTGCAGCCGCAGACTGTGCTGAGAATTAACCGGATACAGGTGGCGCCTGCGCTCACGTGA